Genomic window (Candidatus Binatia bacterium):
CCTGTCACAGCGACGCCTGATTCGAACGGAGTGCTTGTTGGCCGAACGCGCCGCAAAAGGTCAGGTGCTTTATCGTGCCTTGCTCTGCACCAGTTCGATAATCTTGTTGATGACGTCCTTGTTGTCTGGCGTGCAAGGTCGGCGGTCGGCGGTCGATTCGACAAGCGAAACATGGCTTGTGAAGATGTGGTAGTCCAGCGCTCCACAGCGCGGGCACTCGACGATCGTTATGAAGTTTCCGGTCGTGCCCGCGCCGCACCGCAGGCATTGAAGATTGATCAGCTCCTGAGAGACGGCGCACGGGTTGTCTTTCATGTCTTCCACTTCAGCCTCGTCTTAACATCCTTCTGGCAAGCGTGCCTGCACTTGCCCTGTGCCCGCATCGTAAGTGCAACTCAGGGAAATAGCATGAAACGGAAGTAATAGGATCAAACCAAAGTAACTGCGGGCGCGTGGCGGAATCGAGTCCGCCACACCCTCTGCCGCCTCGACAGCGACCGCCTGTAGTGCGTGAGCTGCAACAAGAACTTCAGCGAGGCGGTGAGCAAGAGCCGCTCGTGAGTCCGCGACAACTTGAGGCCCTCGCAATCGCCGCTCGCCCTAAGTTGAGATACCGGCTCCGGCTCTACCCGAGTAGGATATTCGAGCAGTCGGTAAGGGAACGATGGGGATCACTGAATTCATGGCGGCACAGTTGCGCCAACCGAGCGGCTGGTTCGGTTCGCTTGTGATGAGCCGCCTGCTGAACCGGGTCAACAGCCAGATCGTTGATGCAACTCTCGCGATACTCGACGTCAGGGCAGAGCACCATGTTCTGGAGGTTGGGTTCGGGGGTGGTTCCGCGTTATCGCGGCTCGTGACGCGGACGGGAACAGGGCTGGTCGAAGGCGTCGATGTCTCCACTGAGATGGTCAAACGGGCAGAGCACAAGTTCCAGCGGGAAATCGAAGTGGGCCGTTTGCGGGTCCAGCTGGGAGACGTTGTCCACCTGCCATTCCGCAACGCAATCTTCGACCGTATCTTCACGATCAACACTATCTACTTCTGGCCTGATGCTGAGGAAGGAATGGGCGAGGTCCACAGAGTCCTCAAGCAAGATGGAACGGCAGCGGTAGCGATTAGGTCGAAGGAGAAGATGGAGCAGCACGCGGTTTCGAAGCACGGGTTTCGTCTCTTCTCCCCCGATGACGTTGCTGACCTGATGTGCCGAACTGGATTCCGCAATGTCCGCGTCGATCATCGCGATCGGGACAAGTGGTACGACCAAGTGATTGTTGTAGGATCGCGCTGATGGT
Coding sequences:
- a CDS encoding class I SAM-dependent methyltransferase, which encodes MGITEFMAAQLRQPSGWFGSLVMSRLLNRVNSQIVDATLAILDVRAEHHVLEVGFGGGSALSRLVTRTGTGLVEGVDVSTEMVKRAEHKFQREIEVGRLRVQLGDVVHLPFRNAIFDRIFTINTIYFWPDAEEGMGEVHRVLKQDGTAAVAIRSKEKMEQHAVSKHGFRLFSPDDVADLMCRTGFRNVRVDHRDRDKWYDQVIVVGSR